A DNA window from Sandaracinaceae bacterium contains the following coding sequences:
- the trxA gene encoding thioredoxin translates to MPVIPVTDASFEQEVLRSELPVLVDFHADWCQPCKQLSPLVEQVSNELSGKLKVVSVDVDRNPNVAAAFRIQSVPSLFVVHQGQVVTGQPGLVPKEAILEMVRPVLPADAAEIKPDELAQLIAQKRAVPVDIRDARSYGRYRIPTAIHVAKDELNGRAAELSPHDGRIRVLYGRTTDEAKEAADALRELGVETAFLDGGFLHWEADGHEVERPS, encoded by the coding sequence ATGCCCGTCATCCCGGTCACCGACGCCTCCTTCGAGCAGGAGGTCCTGCGCTCCGAGCTGCCCGTCCTGGTCGACTTCCACGCCGACTGGTGCCAGCCGTGCAAACAGCTCTCGCCGCTCGTCGAGCAGGTCTCGAACGAGCTGAGCGGCAAGCTCAAGGTCGTCAGCGTGGACGTGGACCGGAACCCGAACGTGGCCGCCGCGTTCCGGATCCAGTCCGTGCCCAGCCTCTTCGTGGTCCACCAGGGCCAGGTGGTCACCGGCCAGCCCGGCCTCGTCCCGAAGGAGGCCATCCTCGAGATGGTGCGCCCGGTCCTGCCGGCCGACGCGGCGGAGATCAAGCCGGACGAGCTGGCCCAGCTCATCGCGCAGAAGCGCGCGGTGCCGGTCGACATCCGGGACGCCCGCTCGTACGGCCGCTACCGCATCCCCACCGCGATCCACGTGGCCAAGGACGAGCTCAACGGCCGGGCGGCCGAGCTGAGCCCGCATGACGGCCGCATCCGCGTGCTCTACGGCCGGACCACCGACGAGGCCAAGGAGGCGGCCGACGCCCTCCGGGAGCTGGGCGTCGAGACCGCGTTCCTCGACGGCGGCTTCCTCCACTGGGAGGCGGACGGCCACGAGGTCGAGCGGCCGAGCTGA
- a CDS encoding tetratricopeptide repeat protein: MDVTCERCGTEYEFDETLVSDRGTTVKCTNCGHLFKVFRPDSESSGAKSWQVRTGDGATRTLGSLKELQRLITAGSLEESDWISRGGEDWKRLGDIAELSTFFAAATAATADTDISERGPRQRVGTKPGVEAVHDSRAHAKTMAADATSAASPGAGAGATVSDTQPRRKPKSTMMGVGAVSEPPRAPAPPRPPPRAPAPPSSAPPPSSAPPPAASTAGSSTPAARPAASAADPKIPGPPRAPSDATAGALPSNRPLSAPPGRAGDRGLYLDDEEPVSPARGKSRSGLWVALVVLLAAAVGVALGWPQIAPLVGLAESPEDPANPHVSAGDEALAGDTIDSYEQAIHHYTQALAFDEHDVAVLTGLARAHALWAQALTFEADDLAARAADDPTRLGEANAKRAEARRHAETALQRAEDAVRHGSSDAAAEVALADALRLTGDLERAGSRMSRALTLQREPAAETLRARALIAAAQEGGVAAARPLAEEAVAEDPGLIRARLLYARALLAANEVSAARRQVDRVLERSSGHGPADALRRAIEEGVPPAPPTVDVPEGEEEAEGEAETEEAEQPEAPTQARGDERGTDRGTDRGGDRRGGGSESGAIPGGRDYSWYIRSGDERLERGDVERAQQYYEGARGVRPGGSEALTGLGYVALERGNASQAASNFRQAAGQGYAEAYIGLGSAYRRLGRNADALTAYERYLERLPSGPRASIARRQVEELRRATGGGGSTPEPDDEPGGGSAPDPQPEPEPAPETPSGTLPPPRDMDGPPPQDVPAIGSEP, translated from the coding sequence ATGGACGTCACCTGCGAACGTTGCGGGACCGAATACGAATTCGACGAGACGCTGGTTTCGGATCGGGGCACGACGGTCAAGTGCACCAACTGTGGGCACCTCTTCAAGGTGTTCCGCCCGGACTCCGAATCGAGCGGCGCGAAGAGCTGGCAGGTGCGCACCGGAGACGGCGCCACCCGCACCCTCGGGTCCCTGAAAGAGCTGCAACGCCTGATCACGGCGGGCAGCCTCGAAGAGAGCGACTGGATCTCCCGTGGAGGGGAGGACTGGAAGCGGCTCGGCGACATCGCGGAGCTGTCGACCTTCTTCGCGGCGGCGACCGCGGCGACGGCCGACACCGACATCTCGGAGCGCGGTCCACGGCAGCGCGTGGGCACGAAGCCCGGCGTCGAGGCGGTGCACGACTCGCGCGCGCACGCCAAGACGATGGCGGCCGACGCCACGAGCGCCGCCAGCCCGGGCGCCGGGGCGGGGGCGACGGTCTCCGACACGCAGCCGCGGCGAAAGCCGAAGTCCACGATGATGGGCGTCGGCGCCGTCAGCGAGCCGCCGCGCGCGCCCGCGCCCCCCAGGCCGCCCCCTCGCGCGCCGGCGCCGCCCTCCTCCGCGCCCCCGCCCTCCTCCGCGCCCCCGCCCGCCGCCTCGACGGCCGGCAGCTCCACTCCGGCGGCGCGTCCCGCCGCGAGCGCCGCCGACCCGAAGATCCCCGGGCCGCCGCGCGCGCCCTCGGACGCGACGGCCGGCGCGCTGCCGTCGAACCGCCCGCTCTCCGCGCCGCCGGGTCGGGCGGGCGATCGCGGCCTCTACCTCGACGACGAGGAGCCCGTCAGCCCTGCGCGCGGCAAGAGCCGGAGTGGCCTGTGGGTCGCGCTGGTGGTCTTGCTCGCGGCCGCGGTCGGCGTCGCGCTCGGGTGGCCGCAGATCGCGCCGCTCGTCGGGCTCGCCGAGTCCCCCGAGGACCCCGCCAACCCGCACGTCAGCGCGGGCGACGAGGCGCTCGCGGGCGACACCATCGACAGCTACGAGCAGGCCATCCACCACTACACGCAGGCCCTCGCCTTCGACGAGCACGACGTGGCCGTGCTGACCGGGCTCGCCCGCGCCCACGCGCTCTGGGCTCAGGCGCTGACCTTCGAAGCGGACGACCTCGCGGCGCGCGCGGCCGACGATCCGACCCGGCTCGGCGAAGCGAACGCCAAGCGGGCCGAGGCGCGGCGACACGCCGAGACCGCCCTCCAGCGCGCCGAGGACGCCGTCCGGCACGGCTCGAGCGACGCGGCGGCCGAGGTCGCGCTCGCCGACGCGCTCCGTCTCACGGGTGATCTCGAGCGCGCCGGATCACGCATGAGCCGGGCGCTGACGCTGCAGCGCGAGCCCGCGGCCGAGACCCTGCGCGCGCGTGCGCTGATCGCCGCGGCCCAGGAGGGCGGCGTGGCCGCCGCGCGCCCGCTCGCCGAGGAGGCCGTCGCGGAGGACCCGGGCCTCATTCGAGCCCGACTCCTCTACGCCCGGGCGCTGCTCGCGGCCAACGAAGTATCGGCTGCGAGACGCCAGGTCGACCGGGTGCTGGAGCGCTCCAGCGGACACGGGCCCGCGGACGCGCTGCGGAGGGCGATCGAGGAGGGAGTCCCCCCGGCCCCGCCCACCGTCGACGTGCCGGAAGGCGAAGAGGAGGCCGAGGGCGAAGCCGAGACCGAAGAGGCGGAGCAGCCCGAGGCGCCGACCCAGGCTCGCGGCGACGAGCGCGGCACGGATCGCGGCACGGACCGGGGCGGAGACCGGCGCGGCGGAGGCTCCGAGTCGGGCGCGATCCCCGGCGGTCGCGACTACAGCTGGTACATCCGGAGCGGCGACGAGCGGCTCGAGCGCGGCGACGTCGAGCGCGCCCAGCAGTACTACGAGGGGGCCCGGGGCGTGCGACCCGGCGGGTCGGAGGCGCTCACCGGGCTCGGATACGTCGCGCTCGAGCGCGGAAACGCCAGCCAGGCTGCGAGCAACTTCCGGCAGGCGGCCGGCCAGGGATACGCCGAGGCCTACATCGGGCTCGGCAGCGCCTACCGTCGGCTGGGGCGCAACGCGGACGCCCTCACCGCCTATGAGCGATACCTCGAGCGGCTCCCGTCTGGCCCGCGCGCCTCCATCGCGAGACGCCAGGTCGAGGAGCTGCGGCGAGCGACGGGAGGCGGCGGCTCGACGCCCGAGCCGGACGACGAGCCCGGCGGCGGGAGCGCACCGGATCCGCAACCAGAGCCCGAGCCGGCGCCCGAGACGCCGAGCGGCACGCTCCCCCCTCCGCGCGACATGGACGGGCCGCCCCCCCAGGACGTGCCCGCGATCGGCAGCGAGCCCTGA